The Mixophyes fleayi isolate aMixFle1 chromosome 1, aMixFle1.hap1, whole genome shotgun sequence genome includes a region encoding these proteins:
- the LOC142108397 gene encoding olfactory receptor 4E2-like — MFSRNESSVTDFTLSGLSNSYELQIIFFVLFLVLYVMTLSGNLLIITAVHIDQRLRSPMYFFLSNLSFLDICYSTVTIPKMLTNVLSVKKTISFNQCISQLFFLHLFGGTECFLLTVMAYDRYVAICNPLRYHIVMNHKFCYQLVVSTWLAGFAHSFTQAFLTYQLPFCGPNKINHFFCDVHPLAVLACSDTFFIDIFIIANSGMISLTCFVVLLLSYVGTITAILKIHSSEGRHKAFSTCASHLLVVTFFFGPCVFIYVRPPVNYPADKLVSVLYTVLTPLLNPIIYTLRNQEVKNAIRKLSYK; from the coding sequence ATGTTTTCTAGAAATGAAAGCTCAGTCACAGATTTCACCCTTAGTGGTCTCTCCAATTCATATGAATTGCAGATTATTTTCTTTGTCCTGTTTCTGGTCCTGTATGTGATGACTTTATCTGGAAACCTTCTCATTATTACAGCAGTCCATATAGATCAACGTCTACGTTCCCCAATGTATTTCTTCCTAAGCAACTTGTCTTTTTTGGACATTTGTTATTCAACCGTCACAATCCCAAAGATGCTAACTAATGTGCTATCAGTGAAAAAGACCATCTCATTTAACCAGTGCATATCTCAGCTCTTCTTTCTTCATTTATTTGGTGGTACAGAGTGCTTCCTGCTGACTGTCATGGCATATGATCGCTATGTGGCCATTTGTAATCCACTTCGGTATCATATTGTCATGAACCACAAGTTCTGTTACCAGTTGGTGGTGTCTACCTGGCTGGCAGGTTTTGCGCACTCTTTCACTCAAGCTTTTCTCACGTATCAGCTGCCATTTTGTGGTCCAAATAAGATCAATCACTTCTTCTGTGATGTCCACCCACTTGCTGTGCTGGCCTGTTCTGATACTTTCTTTATTGATATCTTTATTATAGCCAACAGTGGCATGATTTCTCTCACTTGTTTTGTGGTGCTGCTGTTGTCCTATGTCGGCACCATAACAGCGATCTTAAAGATCCATTCATCAGAAGGGAGGCACAAGGCTTTCTCTACATGTGCTTCCCATCTCCTGGTTGTTACATTCTTTTTTGGGCCTTGTGTATTCATCTACGTGAGACCACCGGTGAACTATCCAGCAGACAAGTTAGTGTCTGTGCTCTATACAGTACTCACTCCCCTGCTTAATCCTATCATTTACACCCTAAGAAACCAGGAGGTTAAAAATGCTATTAGAAAATTGTCTTACAAATAA